The DNA sequence AGCAACTTTCCTGTGAAGCTGTGCGAGCAGCATCTTGTGTCATTACTTAGACATTACAGTAATCTAGGCAAAGATTTCTGACTTCATACTATAAGTTTCCGAACTTTTCTGGCTCCAACTTTGGGTCTCAAATTGCTCTTTAAAAGAAgtcaaaatacattattttgtGGTCTGCACACATATCTTCAAAGTTTTCTTAATCTGAATAAACAAAACCCTGCTCATTGTTCTTCCTGATGACTCAAACAAAGTGCAGGGGATAATTGAACACAAAAATCTGTGTCTTCTAATCAGttgtgtgtttccctgtgtgttttTAGGATGTAGATTCAGCCTATTTGGTCAAGGCTGATCTGGAGGATAAGGTCGGAGCTTTGACTGATGAAATAAACTTCCTGCGTAACGTGTATGAGGAGGTAAACAAAGGTCCTCATTCTTCGCGTATTTCTGGATTTTCACACTCTTCCTTTCAGGTTTCCAGTTGTTTCTCGGATAAAGCTACAGTTTCCACTTGGttcattgttctgttttataTCATGACACACTGGAGAGTCAACTTTAAACACTGTCTGCCTTTGAAATGCTTTTTATGCCAAACATTTATTACTGTTGATCGTGTTGTCAACTGACTTCTCAAGAGATCTTCattgttaaattaataaaaataaaacacattaaatcaCCAGAGAGATTTTCAGACCACTGAAGTATCACTGAAACAGGCCCAGACATGCAGTGTGTCTTACCTGTTGCATATTAGCaacatgtaaaatatttttattatcgTTTTTTCCACGGGGTGGCACAAGTACAGGAAGATACATGAGACAATAGTTGATCTTGGGGGTTTTTATACTGTCACTGActgcttcttttttatttctcttaacTTGACCAGGAGCTGCGTGAGCTGCAAGCAAGCATCAAAGATACCTcagttgtggtgcagatggacAACAGCCGCAGTCTGAACATGGAGCAGATTGTAGCTGAGGTCAAATCTCAGTATGAGGAGATTGCAGCCCGCAGTCGAGAGGAAGCAGAGGCCTGGTACAAGAATAAGGTAAAGGAGAGAAAACAGGATGATCCCTGGACCAAAGGAGCGACGCTAACAACACAAACTCTTTACAGTCACTTATTTAAGCAGCTGTAAGAGTTCCCCTGCATAAACATGTGTCCTGTTACGCTCCAGTTCTAGATTTTGAACTGTACAAGAGTAGCTTTTCCAGGACTCAAAGTAACTGTTTTAGCTCTTCTCCCTTTAAGACAACTTTCTCCTGACTGGCTGCCCCACACAAAGCTTCTGTGTCTGAGATGAAAACATCAGGAGCATTTGCTCACTGACATCCTGCAGAACCGATGGTTGAAAATAGTCTGAAACTAagtgtttagagcagtctgtagtccatccatccatgtatCCAATTCAAGGTGGAAAGGCGGGGTACACCCAGAGAGGTCATCAGTCTATTGCGGGCTAACACAAAAAAGAGACAATTCACACCTGTGGCCAGTTAACCAAacttgcatgtctttggactgtgaggtGATTCCACAGTACCTGGACAGAACCCACACACGCACAGAAAAACAGGCAAACATCACACAGAAAGGTCCCAGGCATAATCTTCAGTGCTAACACTGCACATCCACGATTCCCTCCTTTacataaaataattttcttttgcGGTCCTCGTACCATTAACAGCTATTCTGTTTGCAGTTTGACCAAATGTCAGTCCAGGCCAGCCAGTTTGGGGACGAGCTCCGCATCGTGAAGGGAGAGATCGCCGAGATCAACCGACTGATCAGCCGCCTGCAGAGCGAGATAGAAGCGGTCAAAGCACAGGTACACATGGAAGCAACATTAAACTCAGAAAAATGCACTTCAGGTCCATCATGGATGATCGCTTgttctcttcctctcttcagCGTGCCAGTCTGGAGAACCAGCTGGCTGAGGCGGAGGAACGTGGAGAGCTTGCCGTGAAAGAAGCCAAAGCTCGGATCAGAGACCTGGAGGAAGCTCTGCAGAGATCCAAACAGGATATGGCTCGACAGCTCCGGGAGTATCAGGTGAGTCAAGAGAAGACATGAATGGAAAATATAAACTATAAGTAGAAACAAAGGATAGACAAGAAAACATAGAACATACGTGAAGTGAAATTATGTGAAGTGAAATTGATTCTGTCTTCACCTGCAGGACCTGATGAACTTGAAACTGGCTCTGGACATTGAGATCGCCACCTACAGGAAGCTGCTGGAAGGAGAGGAGGACAGGTGGTTATGGTTATTCCATTCAGACTCTACCACTGCAGAGAGTTCACCAGAATATACATCCTTCCAAACCAATAAGAATAAATTGCGAGGGGCTTATCTACAATGTTACTTGCATAATCTTATGTTTGCTGACTCTGACTAAATGTAAACTACTTCAtaaaccatttctttatttgtgtATACTCCTGGATGGAGTATGCATGGATGTGTGTATCCTTGAGCCTGACTTTCACCATTATGACCATCATTAGGGTAATTTTAGTTCGATGCTTGATTTACTGGAATGAGATTGGCAGTGACACACTGACACTGAGACTAAGAgtgattaaattaaaaattgatATTATGGATAAAAATATTCATATGATAATTTTGTAAATTAAACAGCTTCACAAAAATGTGATGTTGCTGTAGATGAGTGAATGAAGCAGGGAGCTAAATTCTTTTTCGATTTTTTATATACTCTGTTTTTGTTCCTGCACCCAAATTTCCCCTCAGAAAACCTCTGAATACAAAGAAAATGTTGcaataaataactttttttttaatttttcggtgtgccacaataataataatgtagttTAAATCTTAAATTAATAATTAGAAACAGTGGAAACAGACAAGGATCTGATTCCAATGGAAAGGTTTTTTGTATTGCTAACACCTAGTTCCTGTTTGTCTTTATTGTGTGAATGCCGTAAGGTtcagctctttctgctaatgccagATAAACCTTTTGGTGCTCATGACTTGTATACTTTTTGCTGATAGACCATTTTGCAGCTCTTTGTTTCCCAGATGAAGCCGGAGATTTATCATGATTTATTCGTCCACCCATTTTCTTCTGTGTATCTAATTCAAGGTCAACGGGGCTATCATACCCCAAGGAGCGATAATAGAGACATCAGTGAGAACTACACCAGGCTGAAATGAAACAGAATTTGGGTTAATGTTAGCTTAGAGTGCCCTCTACAGGTGGGAATGTGACACCACATGGTTACAGCCCAGGATGGAACAGAAGAGTTAGAGTCcacaaaagtgaaatataaataacctctttttcttttctttttttcttttttgcctctGCAGACTTGGACAACAGTCTATCCTCAACATCCAGCCCATCTCCAACTACAGTAAGTGTCAAACACTAAGGCAGTTTAGTGTATGAATATGAATGTTTTTACATGACTTAGCCCTTGATGCTCTGGACTGAGAGGTTACATTAATAAAGACAGAGAATTTGTATTTTATGAAATTCTGTCTTACACATCTTCCTGTATTTTTCTTCAGGTTTCTCTTCAAGTACTAAAAGCACTAATGGCTACCAAAGTGCCTCCAGCTCTCCTGCCCCGAAGCTGCTGATAAAGACAATTGAGACCAGAGATaacagcagatacagcattCACTGAGAGCACACTCACTGGTCCGCTGTGATTTCTAAAAGCTGTCTCTAAATGTGTGAGGGGCTCCACGGGGCATTTCATTACTTTACTTAGAATAATGGAAACACAAATGATGTAAATGACAAAACCGAGTGGGAGTAGTCCTGGGGTTTGTTGTTAGTTTCTAATACTGTTAaggatttaaatgtgtttagtttAGTGTGCTGAGTAGTCTAGCTTTAATCATATGAGGTTTTGATAACCACTGTGGTAGAGTGCTGTGTTATTTACTGTCTAATATGTACTGAGATTATAAGGTCATACGACTCTTGGAGTTTAGAGTTTAGGATAGCTGGTTATAAAGAGATTTTTTTGATGCTACTATAAAGAACATTAGCTTTCTTTATCTACAGAAGTAGTTTAGCTTGAGGGGGGTAAGTTACTTTTTCgttgcttttaaaaataaagtgatcATAAACAAAAATGTTCCTGAGTTTTTATTCTTTCCTGTTTCTGAAACTTctgtaaaagcaaaaataatccAAAGTATAACAAACACCATGCTAATCATACAtcacatttgatttatttatattgATGTCTCTGTCACGTTGCTACACACAGACTCAGCATTTCAGAGGACCCACAAATATGTGCTATTTTTATACAGTCAGCCCCATGTTCCCCTTTTTCAATGTGATTAAGCATCACTGTTACAAAAGACAGTTAAAATTAATATACCCAGAGTTAACAATATACAGTATCTGAAAATACTAGAGGCCCTGCTGAGGTTAGAGGTTTGTAAAACAAACAACTACATACCTTTCAATCCATCCATCAAGCTTCATCCAGTTTAGGGTCGCTACTTCTAGTAGTTAAAAGTTTGATTCAAAGTTATAGAAGGAAGTTCTGCCACAATACGTATTTTAAACACGCCTGTAGACGTCACTATTTTATTACTATGTACATTCAatttaatataaatgttatccaacacattaaaaatgcataGTTAGAATCACAAAAAAGCCACCCACAAGTCAAAATTTCCGGTTATTAAAAGGGCGTTTTTGACTGTTTTACAATCTTTCCAATATTTTAAATTGAGGATCCTTTCAGTCCTCTACATTAAACTTCCGGGGGCGTGGAATAGAACGCAAAAAcgttttctattttctattcCGTATTTAATAGCTTTGCTCGTGTTCAATTAAATACCAATAATTAGTGATGGGTCCAGCAACACTGACGCACCGGCGCATGTATCAAGCTCACAGAgcgatttatttcattttatgcaggttAAATGTCGCATCTGTTCTGCGGAGCTTTCTTACACAAATAAAAGTACCTCCTCAATGTTTAGACATtacagagccaaacatgaaaatgaggaaaCAAACACACCGAGAATGAACACAGGTAGGCCTATGTAGACATTGAGCATCgttatcatcattttttttccattaatatatgttttattattttgaaatcaggCATCTAGGAAGACTGGGCAGACCGGGCAGACCGGGCAgtcctgaatttttttttataaaggaCTGACAACCCCTTAGTATTGTGGAGAGTGTTGGagaaaaacatttcaatatTAGAGGATCCTTTAacgcagcggtccccaaccttttttgcgccacggaccggtttatgctcTACAATATTTTCgcggactggcctttaaggtttcgcggataaatacaacaaaataaaactagtaccggtaccgaaaaaaagaagatttattcataacacacgtgaaaagacccaggaaaaccgagttaacgataaaaacgataacaaaattacgctgaaaaccgataaaaaccctgaaaaccatacatttcacacctgagcctcaactctcggcCCGGTaacaaacgactcacggaccggtaccggtccgaggcccgggggttggggaccgctgctttaacGTACTGGGGGAATAGGAAGACATCTTATCCGAACCTTTTTCACCTGGGTTTACAGTTTTTGTGTaccccagcttcatctgtgccCTATGAGCgtgtgttttccaaagctgAGGAAATGGTGTCAAAAAACGCAATGGACTGAATACAAAAACATTGGataaacttatttttctgaatagaaatttataataaactctgagtcaaatacatttaaatgggTAATGTTACATTCACAATatcttcattttaattttcacttaatgtcattcacaatatattttaaagatgtctaCAATATTCGCAAtgtaaaaaatctaaaatgatTCCATGGAAAGTACAATACCTTACAGTGTATACGAGTATGACTAGGTCATTGACAGTGTCTGTTGTGAGTCTCAAGTAAGTTGCCTGCAATGATATTTAGGGTCCAGCAGGTGAcagtatggagcaaaacagcaacactgtgtcGACTCAGTATCGATACATtttggggaatgtgctgaaacgcttcacgaggcctcatctacccatcactaccaataatcaaaatttaaaataaattaattgaaCATGTTTTCGGTCGCGCGCTTCGAAAGTGGTTGCCTGGTAACAGCTGAAAGCAAAGAGCTAGAGCGTCTGCTGAGCACGAGCTTTCAGCTTGTGGCAGGGGGTTGGGCGAACAGCTCGGGACCGACGCTCCCCTCGCCTCTGATTGGTCCGGGTCGTGAAGTTTTCGCGCCAACGCGCTGCATTGTGGGGGACTGATAACGGAAGTTGTTGTGTCCTGAACAAGTTGGTGCGCTGTGTTATTTGGCAGTGGGAAAGAGGGGcgctgtgttttggtttttagatTTGAACTCAGGTTGAAATTATACCTGTCGCTGGTGCGGATGCGGGGCGAAGAGTCTTCGGATTCGGAGTCGAGCAGGATGGAGGAGAGCTCGGTGCGGAGGAGTTTGGAGACGTTGTGTCAGGAGCTGAACATGGACGAACAGACGGCCACAGAAGCCATGGACAACTTTACTGCCATATGGAATACATATACTCTGGAGGTGAATAATGTCCTCTAAATAGTCAGCAGCTGTTTAATGAGTCAAACTCCTGCTAAGCTCATTACTGTAGATTAATTTTCGTGTGTAGTGAATGCTAGACCCGGACACGAACACAGCAGTTAAAGGGCTCTGTTTTTACTTTCCACGCTGGAGTTGCACCGGTTAGTCGATCGCCACTGTTTATGAACTAATCATATTGTCAGTAAAATGATCGTGCTGATTTATTCCTGTGTCAGAGTCACCCCTGGTTTCAGCCTCTTAATGTCCAAAGGGAAGCTTTAGTGCTACAGCAGGTATCAGCTGGATCAAGCtaaatatatacaataaaataaactaaaaatagaTGACTGACTAAAAGACAGCGTATATAGATTTATTTGGCATTTATTTTGTTGAGCTGTTGTTGTCATATGTTGTTTATTGTTTGGGTTGCTGTGATGGCGTGAGTTTCTGATAAAGTAGACACAAGAGTaatcataatattttatttattgaatgtAACTACTGTCCAGAACCACAGTCTTTGTTCATATCAGGGTTTGGACTGAATAACAAAAAGGGGGAAACATATTGTCCTCTAAATAGTCAGTAGCTGTATTGTTACCACTGACCTTGgtcatgattttattttttttttaataaacatacatacataaagaCGCTTGACTTGATTATGTCAACCCTGTTCTTGTATACTAGTGTGGGTGGGTAAAGCTGTGCAGTAATTTAAAGAATCCTTGTGGTATAGGGATGCACCACTGATGAAATTTTAGGTCTTTTTTCATTCACTTAAATGCATAAAATTCATGGCAATGTTGTTtattgaaaattaaaatgaaaaacaataaatggGAATTATCTGAAACCGTGAGTCATGCAAAGATAGCCTACTCTGTGTAACTACTCCATGCTCttaaactttgtttcattattgTGTTCATTTCCCGTTTTTATGCTTGTCTTATTTGTTCTGTAAAGTGtccttgagtgttttgaaaggcgcttttaaataaaatttattattattattattaaaacttAAGTAGAatccaaaaattaaaacatggaTAAAAGCAGGAaaggatatttttaaaaaacacagacacactcttaTAAGTATAATGTTGATTCCTAATTTATATTTGCGAAGCTGTAACAGCAAAATGTTTTCTGATCAGTTTGATGTTTCTTGACTAAAAAGATAAATATGATTGTGCATCACGCAGCTGTTTGATCACAAAGCTTTCTGTTTATGTTATGTATCAAAGACAGATGTGTAAATGTTGTGTTGCTGTTTCTCTGCAGGGAGATGTTGTACACTGGCTGGCATGTTCGCTGTATGCAGCCTGCAGGAAGGGGTCCACTCCCACAGTGGGCAAAGGGCTGATGGAGGGAAACTGTGTCTCACTGACCAGGATTCTTCGCTCCTCGAAACTCAGGTGAATCTCTGTCAGCTCTGCGCGACCTGACTGTGCAGTTTAAGAAAAATGTAGCAACTGATAAAGCAATGAAAACATCAGTGTGCCGAATAAATTATGAGGTGGTAACTTGCCTGGTTTTAGATGACTGATGGTGAAGAAAAGACTCAGATTCGGTGTCTTCTTTACAGTTAACACAGAAAGTGAAAGATTTTTCTGTATTATCTGTAGAAAAATTTGACCATAAACGATGAATGTTTACAAACTGAAATCCTTTAAAAAGTGTGttgcaaaatttccagttataGTTTTAATGGGAGCCTATCCTccattgttttgtgtttgaacACGTACACTTCTGCTTGTTCTGTCCCTTCCTCAGTCTGATCCAGTTCTTCTCCAAGATGAGGAAGTGGGCCGACATGTCCAAGCTCTCGCAGGACTTCAGGCTCCGAATGGAGCGCCTGGAACGTAACTTTGAGGTCTCCACGGTGATTTTCCGCAAGTTTGAACCCATCTTCATGGACATGTTTCAGAATCCGCAGGGAACCGACCCGCCACGGCAACCACGCAGCAGGAAGCACAGGTAACACACACGGAGCTGCTTGTCTAACCCTTGGTTAACATTCTTGTAAAGTTCTATATCTAAAGTATTAAGATTTAAATTTGAAGGTGTTTGCTTTAAATCCCTTTGATGCTGGACTTTGCAGTGCAAATTATATTAAAGTACATTCAATTTTCGACACTGCTTAGCTATAAATTTGCTTACTATAGATTTAATTTTGTAGTGAATGTATTTTAGAGCTTCATGTAAAAAAGCACCtgagcaataataataaagggATTCTCACTTTATTTAAATGCGTAGTTCCATGCTAAACATGGACTGTCTTTAGCAGAAGCTTCTATGAATTTCACAAATTCACTTTATTGGTGACTTTAAGCCCAGACAGGACAGGACGTCCTTTTTAGTCCTAAATTTCACAAATGCTGTAATTGGTTAATTCATGTAGCCGTACGAACATCACAGAGGACAAATTCTCTGAAAAGCTCTCCTGTTTATCAGAGGTATACTTTCCTCCTGTCAACAGCAGGTCATACCAGAAAGAtagaacacatttgtttttggacATAGGgtcttttttgtttggttttttgtgaTCTTGTCTCATACCATCTTTGCCTCTGGTTAGTTACTCTGACCACACACTTAGTCACCAGCCGTCAGCCTGGAAACGCAGAGATTTTATTCTCGTTGTCACATTTAGTCAATGCACACAGCATGACCGTGTCCTCTCTCTGGGTCTGCAGGCGGTTGCCCTGTCACATCAGTGATGTGTTCAAGTTCTGCTGGACTCTGTTTGTCTACACTAAAGGTACCCACAACTAAGCTTGAAAGGACACTTTACATTTTCAAATAGCTGATTTCACAAATAATTATGTGCTTTTCTCAGTTTTAGTTTCTTTAAATACAGctactaaaataaaactaaaacattcTAATTATTCATTACAGCCGTGATATATGATGtaactgtgtgtttctgtttgtgaagGGAACTTCCGTATGATTGGGGATGACCTGGTGAACTCGTACCACCTGCTTCTCTGCTGTCTGGACTTGGTGTTTGGAAATGCTCTGCTCTGTGCCAACAGGAAAGACCTCATCAACCCGACGTTCAGAGGTGGGGGACCTGTGTGGTTGTCTCAAAGCATTTTCAGACTAATTGCAAGacagatttttaaaactttCAGTTATGTGTTATCTTTTCCAGAATGCATTCCCAGAAAGCTCTACATTGATTAACTCCTGAGTTTTTTGTTCCTAAACAGCTGATCATTGTTTACActtttacagctgtgatcagaAATGTTACATCAGGACGATTAATCACAACATGACAAATTCCTTTTATATGATCAGTGTTTTACGTATGTACAGTGAGACACTGATTAGCTGGGAATAAACTCTGCCAGTGAGCAGCTGAGGATCACAAAATCTAAAATCAGGTTTTATCAAGCAGAAAATGTAATCTTAGGATCGAGTAGCTCAGAGTTTTCACTAAACCTGCTTTTTGGAACAGGCTCTTGTTGCTCCAGTACCTGCACAGTACATTGgtttatttgtgtgtctgtgtgcaggtCTGCCTGCTGCGTACCGTGCTGATGGACATATTTCCTCTGATGAGCCTCCTCCATGCGTGTTGGAGAGATTGTGCGAGCTCCACGATGGGCTAGTGGTGGAGGCGAAAGGCATCAAGCAGCACTACTTCAAACCTTACATACAGAAGCTGTTTCAGAAACAGGTGCATTCACTTTATCCTAAACACATGCATACATGTGTTTAATCATTACAGTTCTTTTCCagcttttttcattatttatttttaatttttttcaagcAGTAATTCTGTTTTCCCCCATTCTGCTGCTACCTCACATTTCTCACCAATCAGATCCTGAAAGGTCACGATGAGCTTTTAACTGAACTCTTGGATCCTCAGAACTTCATCGATAACAAGTGAGCAACAAGAGAACAGAAAACAGCTTGTGCAACAGCAACATCTTCCCTCTTCCTTCTGTTTTAGAAATGTAGATACATTtacgtgtgtgtttgcagtaaAGCCATAAACAGGGAGTATGAGGAGTATGTGCTGACGGTGGGAGACTTCGATGAGCGAGTGTTTTTGGGAGCCGATGCTGACGAGGAGATCGGAACTCCAAGGAAGATCGTTCAGGAGCCACCTGCCAGCCAACAGCTGCAGCAACATGTGGAgaaggtaaacacacacacaccgttaACAACACACACTGAAGGTATAGTCACCAAGAAAAGATTTGAAACACCTGCCAGAAAATACCAGGTCACTAGTAAATCAAACATAAGACTGAGGAGAAAAAGTGATTTTCGATTTAAATAATCGAGGTTTTCATAATAAAGTGCGAGGTGAATGCAAAATCCATTTAATAAAGTTTGTATTAAAGCAACAATTCTTGACCAATGTTAGTAAattagtaagaaaataaaatgaataacagGAAAGCCATTGCTTTTACTTTTAATGtagtttaataaataataaatgggCCCAGCCCAGGATGAACTATTTTGTCTTTAAGGACGGATTTAAAAGAAGCCAATAAAGGAGTAGATCTGATATGAAGCAGCAATCTAAAGCTCAACTACAAAAAGTGTGATCCTTCTTTGATTCAAACCTGGATCAGTGAACTCAATAAAAAGTCacagagatggaaaaaaaaaacattgtggtGTTACTTAAAGGAAATttactctctccctctctctatgCAGTCTGCCTCTCTCGCCCCCTCCACCCCTCTGACCGGACGAGTGTACCTGAAGGAGAAGGACCTGCTCGTCACTCCCGTCTCCTCGGCGACACAGAGTGTCAGCAGGCTGCAGAGCATGGTGGCTGGTTTAAGGACGGCCCCCAGTGACCATCTGATGCAGATGTTCAAGTCAgtgtcttttcttctttttttttttgtctttgcagaACTACAGCACCAGTGAAATGGTGTCCAAACTTCAGACTCGTACTGTACTTAGAGAATATTGAGCATGAAAATAGTGAAAGGAATATATTTAAATTAGAGGAGAAAGACTGTATACTGTAGATTTAACAGTGTGTGTAAAGAGTagaggaaaaatgagaaaaagtgATTCAATCATGATCATTAGTCTGTGGttttatgaataaaattgactcagtcatttttaatttttctgtcaGGGTGTTTTGAGAAGGACTCCCCACCTCCTCTTGTCTCTCGAGTCTTTGAACTTCATGCTGGGAGGGGTCAGAACAATGTGGGGCATGTGCATGTAGTAGGTTGCACATCCAGAGtttctaaggctacgttcacactgcaggcgaaagcgcatcaaatccgacttttttgaccctatgcgacccatatccgatcatggtatgacagtgtgaacagcacaaatccgatattttcaaatccgatctgggtcacttttgtatgtggtactgaatccgatacatatctgatgttttagaaagcgactgctgtttgaatggtcaagacgcattaaatccatcttttacGTCTCTggcacaagacagacgccaattatcagcgcccgataagacatcgtgaacgcttcctggccatccagggAAACTGTTAGGAaaacaacgttggagaaacgtgaatattttatttgtactgtataatctgcagattctgacagaaatctgcaactatcctttgaagcaccgctcctctctaaaacagcaataaggataattattaggccatatgtaaataacaaaataacttaaagcaaaattgggaaacgtaaagtccgaaacaagtctttatattaagggccatcagtcaaacaatactgtttgctcTGGATCCAGAcggagcgcgttgtgtgtgacgtcttcttttgcgcatgcgggccgctttgagggttcacactagagcgcgtttgctgtcacattttatttgtagtgtgaacaagcagacaaaaaaatcggatttgatcaaaaaatcggaattgagcattaagacctgcagtgtgaacgtagccttaaaTTGTTTATGAAATGCTACCATGTGTAAGTTTCACCAGCAGCCTGTTCCTACTCTA is a window from the Pelmatolapia mariae isolate MD_Pm_ZW linkage group LG5, Pm_UMD_F_2, whole genome shotgun sequence genome containing:
- the si:dkey-222f2.1 gene encoding keratin, type II cytoskeletal 8; its protein translation is MSLSRTKRISSSNSVRSSSGSRRLSGFGPVQGGFSGISLSSSSLYAGTNGHHHGLGAPLASLSVNKSLLAPLNLEIDPNLSMSRAHEKEQIKSLNNRFATFIDKVRYLEQQNKMLETKLELLQGQGVSRSNVEPLFEAYMAGLRRQMDLVNNDKTKLDGELRNMQGLVEDYKHKYEDEINKRNNLENDFVILKKDVDSAYLVKADLEDKVGALTDEINFLRNVYEEELRELQASIKDTSVVVQMDNSRSLNMEQIVAEVKSQYEEIAARSREEAEAWYKNKFDQMSVQASQFGDELRIVKGEIAEINRLISRLQSEIEAVKAQRASLENQLAEAEERGELAVKEAKARIRDLEEALQRSKQDMARQLREYQDLMNLKLALDIEIATYRKLLEGEEDRLGQQSILNIQPISNYSFSSSTKSTNGYQSASSSPAPKLLIKTIETRDNSRYSIH